Proteins encoded together in one Salvelinus sp. IW2-2015 unplaced genomic scaffold, ASM291031v2 Un_scaffold5369, whole genome shotgun sequence window:
- the LOC112078182 gene encoding alpha/beta hydrolase domain-containing protein 17C, giving the protein MPEQGPRMNGFSLGELCWLFCCPPCPSRIASKLAFLPPEPTYSVHTDANGTSSLHLSERADWQYSQRELDAVEVFNTRTSRGNRLGCMFVRCAPNSRYTLLFSHGNAVDLGQMCSFYIGLGSRINCNVFSYDYSGYGVSSGKPSEKNLYADIEAAWQVLRNK; this is encoded by the coding sequence ATGCCCGAACAAGGCCCAAGGATGAATGGTTTTTCCCTCGGCGAACTATGCTGGCTATTCTGTTGCCCGCCCTGTCCCAGTCGCATCGCATCCAAACTAGCCTTTCTCCCTCCCGAACCCACGTACTCCGTACAYACCGATGCTAACGGGACGAGTAGCCTGCATCTATCCGAGCGAGCAGACTGGCAGTACTCCCAACGCGAACTGGACGCTGTCGAGGTGTTCAACACCAGAACCAGTCGGGGAAACCGGCTGGGTTGCATGTTTGTACGATGCGCACCCAACAGCCGGTACACGTTGCTCTTTTCCCACGGTAACGCAGTGGACTTAGGCCAAATGTGCAGTTTCTACATCGGCCTCGGTTCGAGGATAAACTGCAACGTCTTCTCGTATGATTATTCGGGCTACGGTGTCAGCAGCGGGAAACCGTCAGAAAAGAACCTGTATGCGGACATCGAGGCTGCCTGGCAGGTGCTAAGGAACAAGTGA